The following are from one region of the Dermacentor albipictus isolate Rhodes 1998 colony chromosome 5, USDA_Dalb.pri_finalv2, whole genome shotgun sequence genome:
- the LOC139060024 gene encoding very long chain fatty acid elongase AAEL008004-like, which produces MKFSLNPFTLSHQIRQMGDPRTRDYPVVTDPLFVFTLLLSYLYFVKIAGPRWMKNREPFRIINLVRVYNLISIALGIRFLYLVLKFTYLPGGHYNLWCQGITGYMTDEMREYYRTGWIYIAAHYSDLLDTVFFVLRKKFTHVSLLHVLHHTIVVANTWFFALFAPEGQPTMSMCLNVFVHVVMYSYYFLTTFGPSVRKYLWWKKYLTTLQIVQFVLIMIHLSIPLFVDCGFPKHLVMLGNVQTFLILCLFINFYIKTYVAKPAHAVPQGSEGAASKVVDSVLNGKNKRT; this is translated from the coding sequence ATGAAATTCAGCCTGAACCCGTTCACGCTGTCCCACCAGATCCGCCAGATGGGCGATCCCCGAACACGGGACTACCCTGTGGTAACGGACCCTCTGTTCGTGTTCACGCTTCTGCTATCCTACCTGTATTTCGTCAAAATTGCCGGCCCTCGTTGGATGAAGAACCGGGAACCCTTCCGGATCATCAACCTCGTGCGCGTTTACAACTTGATCTCGATAGCCCTGGGCATCCGTTTCCTGTACCTGGTGTTGAAGTTCACCTACCTTCCGGGCGGCCACTACAACCTTTGGTGCCAGGGCATCACGGGTTACATGACCGACGAGATGCGCGAGTACTACCGCACCGGCTGGATCTACATCGCGGCCCACTACAGCGACCTCCTGGACACCGTGTTCTTCGTGCTGCGCAAGAAGTTCACCCACGTCTCGCTCCTGCACGTGTTGCACCACACGATCGTGGTAGCCAACACGTGGTTCTTCGCGCTGTTCGCACCCGAAGGTCAGCCCACCATGAGCATGTGCCTGAACGTGTTCGTCCACGTCGTCATGTACTCGTACTACTTCCTGACGACTTTCGGTCCCTCCGTGCGCAAGTACCTGTGGTGGAAAAAGTACCTGACCACACTGCAGATTGTGCAGTTCGTCCTGATCATGATACACTTGTCCATACCGCTCTTCGTCGACTGCGGCTTCCCGAAGCACTTGGTCATGTTGGGTaacgtgcagacgttcctcattcTCTGCCTCTTCATAAACTTCTACATCAAGACGTACGTCGCCAAACCCGCCCACGCCGTTCCGCAGGGCAGCGAAGGCGCCGCAAGTAAAGTTGTTGACTCAGTTCTGAATGGAAAAAATAAACGAACATAG